A single genomic interval of Flavobacteriales bacterium harbors:
- a CDS encoding purine-nucleoside phosphorylase: MLERIQRIADHLKKATGGFVPETGIILGTGLSGLGREIQVAHSIPYGEIPEFPVSTVQGHPGRLLFGTLGGKPVVAMQGRFHFYEGWSMPEVVLPVRVFKQLGIRRLFVSNACGGVNPDFEVGDLMVLNDHICLFPNPLIGPNLDALGTRFPDMSEPYDRNLIARARAIAEAHGIALREGCYVGLTGPTLETPAEYHYVRVIGGDAVGMSTVPEVIAARHMGLPCFAMSVITDMGVKGRIEKTTHEMVQRVAEGAEPKLTLIMRELIAGS; the protein is encoded by the coding sequence ATGTTGGAACGCATCCAGCGCATCGCTGACCACCTGAAGAAGGCCACCGGCGGCTTCGTGCCGGAGACCGGCATCATCCTCGGCACCGGCCTCAGCGGCCTGGGGCGCGAGATCCAGGTGGCGCACAGCATCCCCTACGGCGAGATCCCCGAGTTCCCGGTGAGCACCGTGCAGGGCCACCCCGGCCGCCTGCTCTTCGGCACGCTGGGCGGCAAACCCGTGGTGGCCATGCAGGGCCGTTTCCACTTCTACGAAGGATGGAGCATGCCCGAAGTGGTGCTCCCTGTGCGGGTGTTCAAGCAGCTCGGCATCCGTCGGCTCTTCGTCAGCAATGCCTGCGGGGGCGTGAACCCCGACTTCGAGGTCGGCGACCTGATGGTGCTGAACGACCACATCTGCCTCTTCCCCAACCCCCTCATCGGGCCCAACCTGGATGCGCTGGGCACGCGCTTCCCGGACATGAGCGAACCGTACGATCGCAACCTGATCGCCCGCGCCAGGGCCATCGCCGAAGCCCACGGGATCGCGCTGCGCGAGGGCTGCTACGTGGGCCTCACCGGGCCCACCCTGGAGACCCCGGCCGAGTACCACTACGTGCGCGTCATCGGCGGCGACGCCGTGGGCATGAGCACCGTTCCGGAGGTGATCGCCGCACGCCACATGGGCCTGCCCTGTTTCGCCATGAGCGTGATCACCGACATGGGCGTGAAGGGACGCATCGAGAAGACCACCCACGAGATGGTGCAGCGCGTGGCCGAAGGCGCCGAGCCCAAGCTCACCCTCATCATGCGTGAATTGATCGCCGGCAGCTGA
- a CDS encoding polysaccharide export protein: MRMKEFKRMGWGLLATVVLLTGCVGGRRNINYLQDGSMTPGAAKLFENRKFEYRIQVNDVLSIRVLGLDEATHRFFNVESQNGFQGVNDAALYVNGFSVDKNGQVQLPTVGRIKVQGLTVGEAQDLVQRKINEYFTNATVILKLVSFRISVLGDVRNPGMYFIYNNQITILDALAMAGGPNEYGDKSKVTLMRQSDRGVQALYVDLSGTEVLASEYYYLLPNDVVYVPTLKARAGRMNLELLSVLFGAISALALVANVFILNQNNN, translated from the coding sequence ATGCGCATGAAGGAGTTCAAGAGGATGGGATGGGGGCTGCTCGCCACCGTTGTGCTGCTTACGGGATGCGTCGGAGGGCGCAGGAACATCAACTACCTGCAGGACGGATCGATGACCCCGGGGGCGGCCAAGCTGTTCGAGAACCGCAAGTTCGAATACCGCATCCAGGTGAACGATGTGCTGAGCATCCGTGTACTGGGGCTCGATGAGGCCACCCACCGCTTCTTCAATGTGGAGAGCCAGAACGGGTTCCAGGGGGTGAACGACGCGGCGCTGTACGTGAACGGCTTCTCCGTGGACAAGAACGGGCAGGTGCAGCTGCCCACGGTGGGGCGCATCAAGGTGCAGGGCCTCACGGTCGGCGAGGCGCAGGACCTGGTGCAGCGCAAGATCAACGAGTATTTCACGAACGCCACGGTGATCCTGAAGCTGGTGAGCTTCCGGATCAGCGTCCTGGGCGATGTGCGCAACCCGGGCATGTACTTCATCTACAACAACCAGATCACCATCCTGGATGCGCTGGCCATGGCCGGCGGCCCCAACGAGTACGGGGACAAGAGCAAGGTGACCCTGATGCGCCAGAGCGACCGGGGTGTGCAGGCCCTGTATGTCGACCTTTCAGGCACCGAGGTCCTGGCCAGTGAGTACTACTACCTGCTCCCGAACGACGTGGTGTACGTGCCCACGTTGAAGGCCCGCGCCGGGCGGATGAACCTGGAGCTGCTGTCGGTGCTCTTCGGCGCGATCAGCGCCCTGGCCCTGGTGGCCAACGTGTTCATCCTCAACCAGAACAACAACTGA
- a CDS encoding proline--tRNA ligase — MADILTKRADDHAQWYNDLVLKADMAEHSDVRGCMVIKPHGYAIWEKMQRALDGMFKETGHVNAYFPLFIPKSYLAKEASHVEGFAKECAVVTHYRLKSDPVHGVVVDPEAKLEEELIVRPTSETIIWNTYRGWIKSYRDLPLLINQWANVVRWEMRTRLFLRTAEFLWQEGHTAHATKQEAIEETERMLEVYRRFAEEWLAMPVIKGVKTASERFAGAEETYCIEAMMQDGKALQAGTSHFLGQNFAKAFDVLFTNKENKQEHVWATSWGVSTRLMGALIMTHSDDNGLVLPPKLAPVQVVIVPIAKSAEQLNAIGAFVAPMIAAMRAKGITVKFDDDDTKKPGWKFAEHELKGVPVRIAVGPRDMENGTVEVARRDTLEKQVMQTTDLAEKVDHLLAHIQDNLYQKALAMRERYTRAVDTYEEFKAAIEQGGFILAHWDGTAETEERIKDETKATIRCIPMDGEAAPGACMVTGRPSNRRVLFARAY; from the coding sequence ATGGCGGATATCCTGACGAAGCGTGCGGACGACCACGCCCAATGGTACAATGACCTGGTGCTGAAGGCCGATATGGCCGAGCACAGCGACGTGCGCGGCTGCATGGTGATCAAGCCCCACGGCTACGCCATCTGGGAGAAGATGCAGCGGGCCCTGGACGGCATGTTCAAGGAGACCGGGCACGTCAATGCCTACTTCCCGCTCTTCATTCCCAAGAGCTACCTGGCCAAGGAGGCCAGCCACGTGGAGGGCTTCGCCAAGGAATGCGCCGTGGTGACGCACTACCGCCTGAAGAGCGACCCCGTGCACGGTGTGGTGGTGGACCCCGAAGCCAAGCTGGAGGAGGAGCTCATCGTGCGCCCCACCAGTGAGACCATCATCTGGAACACCTACCGGGGCTGGATCAAGAGCTACCGCGACCTGCCGCTGCTGATCAACCAGTGGGCCAATGTGGTGCGTTGGGAGATGCGGACGCGCCTGTTCCTGCGCACGGCCGAGTTCCTCTGGCAGGAGGGCCACACGGCCCACGCCACCAAGCAGGAGGCGATCGAGGAGACCGAGCGCATGCTGGAGGTCTATCGGCGCTTCGCCGAGGAGTGGCTGGCCATGCCGGTGATCAAGGGCGTGAAGACCGCCAGTGAGCGCTTCGCAGGGGCGGAGGAGACCTACTGCATCGAGGCCATGATGCAGGACGGCAAGGCGCTGCAGGCGGGCACTTCCCACTTCCTGGGCCAGAACTTCGCCAAGGCCTTCGATGTGCTGTTCACCAACAAGGAGAACAAGCAGGAGCATGTGTGGGCCACCAGCTGGGGTGTAAGCACACGGTTGATGGGCGCGCTGATCATGACCCACAGCGACGACAACGGCCTGGTGCTTCCTCCGAAGCTCGCCCCCGTCCAGGTGGTCATCGTGCCGATCGCCAAGAGCGCCGAGCAACTGAACGCGATCGGCGCGTTCGTGGCACCCATGATCGCGGCGATGCGCGCCAAGGGCATCACCGTGAAGTTCGACGACGACGACACGAAGAAGCCCGGCTGGAAATTCGCCGAGCATGAGCTCAAGGGGGTTCCGGTGCGCATCGCGGTGGGCCCGAGGGACATGGAGAACGGCACGGTGGAGGTGGCCCGGAGGGATACGCTGGAGAAGCAGGTGATGCAGACCACGGACCTGGCCGAGAAGGTGGACCATCTGCTTGCGCACATCCAGGACAACCTCTACCAGAAGGCGCTCGCCATGCGGGAGCGCTACACCCGGGCGGTGGACACCTACGAGGAGTTCAAGGCGGCCATCGAGCAGGGCGGGTTCATCTTGGCGCATTGGGATGGTACCGCCGAGACCGAGGAACGGATCAAGGACGAGACCAAGGCGACCATCCGCTGCATCCCGATGGACGGGGAGGCGGCCCCGGGCGCCTGCATGGTCACCGGTCGCCCCAGCAACCGACGCGTGCTCTTCGCCCGAGCCTACTGA
- a CDS encoding TlpA family protein disulfide reductase has protein sequence MNRMFRHSSLPILVLALAACSGGGGGRSIDLAIEGAGGRTVFFDRFENNRPVRVDSVVLSADGKGTLHVPALPLDFYRIALDDRDALIIALDSAETLSVQARAGELDRPSALNGSKHTEDLHAFYRAATVHEQRIDSLRKLMAQGAGDSTTVSLLNEVNNAYYTLCKDAINGHPGSPLQLSAVSKLKMQQDMDAYKLVRDQLRGPMARSGFFTAFRDQVDRMEKQAQAMKQQEAEMQRLSNLIPVGSMAPEIAQQTPDGRTVKLSDLRGKVVLIDFWASWCKPCRMENPNVKKVYDRFHGKGFEILGVSLDRTKEAWVAAIQQDGLPWQHVSDLGFWNNAAAQEYGVSSIPFTVLVDREGKVIDKNLRGAMLERRLSELFGG, from the coding sequence ATGAACCGCATGTTCCGCCATTCCTCCCTTCCCATCCTCGTCCTCGCGCTCGCCGCCTGCTCCGGCGGTGGTGGTGGCCGCTCCATCGATCTGGCCATCGAAGGCGCGGGTGGCCGCACCGTGTTCTTCGACCGCTTCGAGAACAACAGACCGGTCCGCGTGGACTCGGTGGTGCTCTCCGCCGACGGCAAGGGCACGCTGCATGTGCCGGCCCTTCCGCTGGATTTTTACCGCATCGCACTTGACGATCGCGATGCGTTGATCATCGCACTGGACAGCGCTGAAACCCTGAGCGTGCAGGCCAGGGCCGGTGAACTGGACCGGCCCTCGGCGTTGAACGGCTCGAAGCACACCGAGGACCTGCACGCGTTCTACCGCGCCGCCACGGTGCACGAGCAGCGCATTGATTCGCTCCGCAAGCTGATGGCCCAGGGCGCTGGCGACAGCACCACGGTGAGCCTGCTCAACGAGGTGAACAACGCGTACTACACCCTCTGCAAGGACGCCATCAACGGACATCCAGGCTCGCCCCTTCAGTTGAGCGCCGTGAGCAAGCTCAAGATGCAGCAGGACATGGATGCCTACAAGCTGGTCCGGGATCAACTCCGCGGCCCCATGGCCCGCTCCGGCTTCTTCACCGCGTTCCGGGACCAGGTGGACCGCATGGAGAAACAGGCACAGGCCATGAAGCAGCAGGAGGCCGAGATGCAGCGCCTGAGCAACCTCATCCCCGTGGGCAGCATGGCCCCCGAGATCGCCCAGCAGACACCAGACGGGCGCACCGTCAAGCTGAGCGACCTGCGCGGCAAGGTGGTCCTCATCGACTTCTGGGCCAGCTGGTGCAAACCCTGCCGCATGGAGAACCCCAACGTGAAGAAGGTCTACGACCGCTTCCATGGCAAAGGATTCGAGATCCTCGGGGTGAGCCTGGACCGCACCAAGGAGGCGTGGGTGGCCGCCATCCAGCAGGACGGACTTCCCTGGCAGCACGTGAGCGACCTTGGCTTCTGGAACAACGCCGCAGCGCAGGAGTATGGCGTCAGCAGCATCCCCTTCACCGTGCTGGTGGACCGCGAGGGAAAGGTGATCGACAAGAACCTGCGCGGAGCGATGCTCGAACGGCGCCTCAGCGAGCTCTTCGGCGGCTGA
- the lpxK gene encoding tetraacyldisaccharide 4'-kinase, with the protein MDPFRLLLTPLAWPVAAALRLRHALYDRGLLRSVRPTVPTIAIGNLALGGTGKTPMLELVLRTLEDQRPLATLSRGYGRRGTDIHEVHADQTAAQSGDEPLQVKRKFPDVRVFVGADRVRAIGEIQAQVPGVKAVVLDDALQHRRLDAGMNVLLTTAQRPYCDDALVPVGTLRDLRSRARSTQIVVVTKCMERPAADEQAVWRKRLHLRPDQELFFAGIAYEPPRALDGHALDRPHGLRTGALVVTGIARPEPFVKHVRSLFGPVEHIAFPDHHAFTASDLARLARRFDTFAPAPNLLITTEKDAVRLRPLIPGGPLQGLPLATIGMRTVILNEPERFAELLRRHVGTHPAHR; encoded by the coding sequence ATGGACCCTTTCCGCCTCCTGCTCACCCCGCTCGCCTGGCCTGTTGCCGCGGCCCTCCGCTTGCGCCACGCGCTCTACGACCGGGGACTGCTGCGGAGCGTGCGCCCCACGGTCCCCACGATCGCCATCGGCAACCTCGCGCTGGGCGGAACGGGCAAGACCCCCATGCTGGAACTGGTCCTGCGCACCCTGGAGGACCAGCGCCCGCTCGCCACACTGAGCCGGGGCTACGGCCGCCGCGGCACCGACATCCATGAGGTGCACGCTGACCAGACCGCGGCCCAAAGCGGGGACGAACCCCTCCAGGTGAAGCGGAAGTTCCCCGATGTCCGCGTGTTCGTAGGGGCGGACCGGGTGCGGGCCATCGGGGAGATCCAGGCGCAGGTGCCCGGCGTGAAGGCCGTGGTGCTGGACGATGCCCTGCAGCACCGGAGGCTGGACGCCGGGATGAACGTCCTGCTCACCACGGCGCAGCGGCCCTATTGTGACGATGCCCTCGTGCCGGTGGGCACCCTGCGCGACCTGCGCTCGCGGGCCCGATCGACGCAGATCGTGGTGGTGACCAAATGCATGGAACGGCCCGCGGCGGATGAGCAGGCGGTGTGGCGGAAGCGCCTCCACCTGCGGCCCGACCAGGAGCTGTTCTTCGCGGGGATCGCCTACGAGCCGCCGCGCGCGCTGGACGGCCATGCGTTGGACCGCCCGCACGGGCTACGGACCGGTGCGCTGGTGGTCACCGGCATCGCCCGGCCGGAGCCCTTCGTGAAGCATGTGCGGAGCTTGTTCGGTCCGGTGGAGCACATCGCCTTCCCCGATCACCATGCCTTCACGGCCAGCGACCTGGCCCGGCTGGCGAGGCGATTCGATACCTTCGCGCCCGCTCCGAACCTGCTGATCACCACGGAGAAGGACGCCGTCCGGCTGAGGCCGCTGATCCCCGGCGGTCCCCTTCAGGGCCTTCCCCTGGCCACGATCGGCATGCGGACCGTGATCCTCAACGAACCCGAACGCTTCGCCGAGCTGCTCCGCCGCCATGTTGGAACGCATCCAGCGCATCGCTGA
- a CDS encoding Nif3-like dinuclear metal center hexameric protein gives MKIKQLTGALEAWAPRSLQEEYDNSGLHVGDPEADVNAALVCLDCTEQVVEEAAAKGCGLIISHHPVIFRGLKSLVPRGPVERTVLAAIRRDIALYAIHTNLDNVIDGVNGEIADALGLGHRRVLLPRPDQLSKLVVFVPHAHAEAVRAALFRAGAGRIGAYDECSFNLEGQGTFRPGEGSNAFVGERGSRHHEPETRVEVVLPRTAEEEVVAAMKAAHPYEEVAFDLVPLGNPHPAIGSGLLGEWERAMDERDFLAHIKEVFGQRVVRHSPVAGLPIRRVALCGGAGAFLIGRALAAGADAFITADLKYHDYFQADGRVLLADVGHYGSEQFTMRLIQRRLGEVFPTFAVRLTETVTDPIHYS, from the coding sequence ATGAAGATCAAGCAACTCACCGGCGCACTGGAGGCCTGGGCCCCCCGCTCCCTCCAGGAGGAATACGACAACAGCGGCCTTCACGTCGGTGATCCCGAGGCGGATGTGAACGCCGCGCTGGTCTGCCTCGATTGCACCGAGCAGGTCGTGGAGGAAGCTGCGGCCAAGGGCTGCGGGTTGATCATCAGCCACCATCCGGTGATCTTCCGCGGGTTGAAGAGCCTGGTGCCGCGCGGTCCGGTGGAACGCACGGTGTTGGCCGCCATCCGACGGGACATCGCGCTCTACGCCATCCACACCAACCTGGACAACGTGATCGATGGGGTGAACGGCGAGATCGCCGACGCGCTCGGTCTGGGACATCGGCGGGTGCTGCTGCCCAGACCCGATCAGTTGAGCAAGCTGGTCGTCTTTGTGCCGCATGCGCACGCCGAGGCGGTCCGTGCTGCCCTGTTCCGGGCCGGAGCCGGCCGCATCGGGGCATACGACGAGTGCAGCTTCAACCTGGAGGGGCAGGGCACCTTCAGGCCGGGGGAGGGTAGCAACGCCTTCGTGGGAGAGCGCGGTTCAAGACACCATGAGCCGGAGACCCGGGTGGAGGTGGTGCTGCCACGCACGGCCGAGGAGGAGGTGGTGGCCGCCATGAAGGCCGCGCATCCGTACGAGGAGGTGGCCTTCGACCTGGTCCCGCTGGGCAATCCGCACCCCGCTATCGGCAGTGGCCTGCTGGGCGAATGGGAGCGGGCCATGGACGAGCGGGACTTCCTGGCCCACATCAAGGAGGTCTTCGGGCAGCGCGTTGTGCGCCACTCGCCGGTCGCCGGGCTGCCGATCCGCCGCGTGGCGCTCTGCGGGGGTGCGGGGGCATTCCTCATCGGCCGGGCGCTGGCCGCCGGTGCCGATGCGTTCATCACCGCAGACCTCAAGTACCACGACTATTTCCAAGCGGACGGGCGGGTGCTGCTGGCCGACGTGGGGCACTACGGCAGCGAGCAGTTCACCATGCGGCTGATCCAGCGCAGGTTAGGGGAAGTTTTCCCTACCTTTGCGGTCCGTTTGACGGAAACCGTCACCGATCCCATCCACTATTCCTGA
- the gatB gene encoding Asp-tRNA(Asn)/Glu-tRNA(Gln) amidotransferase subunit GatB, which yields MDRKDSLPTGAPHWSERYELVVGLEVHAQLLTASKAYSSDANAYGDHPNTNVSVVTLGHPGTLPVLNRAVVDHAIRLGLATGCTIAERMHFARKNYFYPDLPKGYQITQDTTPICTQGHVMIPVEGGEKRIGITRIHMEEDAGKSIHDVDPFNTLVDLNRAGVPLVEIVSEPDIRSAQEAYDYLVEIRRLVRYLDICDGNMEEGSLRCDANISVRPKGATTFGTRCEVKNLNSFRNVMRAIEHEAQRQSEVLDAGGTIHMETRTFDAARGVTAGLRSKELAHDYRYFPEPDLAPLRVTQEHRERVRAAMPPLPRELRARYTGELGLSAYDAGVLTDDKATALYFEEVLASCPNTKAAANWMMGDVRAWCNAQGQGIDAFPLPPHRIAELIALIDGGQVSHSTASQRLFPLMLDRPDTTTHRLAEAHDLLQQRDDSAVESAMRQAMERYPDKVEAYRKGNKGLLGLFMGEVMKATKGKADPRSASTVVRELLEREPTS from the coding sequence ATGGACCGCAAGGACAGCCTCCCCACCGGCGCCCCGCACTGGAGCGAACGCTACGAGCTCGTGGTGGGCCTGGAGGTGCACGCCCAGCTGCTCACGGCCAGCAAGGCGTACAGCAGCGATGCCAACGCCTACGGCGACCACCCCAACACCAACGTGAGCGTGGTGACCCTGGGCCATCCCGGCACCCTTCCGGTGCTCAACCGCGCGGTGGTGGACCATGCCATCCGCCTGGGCCTCGCCACCGGATGCACCATCGCGGAGCGCATGCACTTCGCCCGCAAGAACTACTTCTACCCCGACCTCCCCAAGGGCTACCAGATCACGCAGGACACCACGCCGATCTGCACCCAGGGCCATGTGATGATCCCGGTCGAGGGCGGTGAGAAGCGGATCGGGATCACCCGCATCCACATGGAGGAGGATGCCGGTAAGAGCATCCATGATGTGGACCCCTTCAACACGCTGGTGGACCTGAACCGGGCGGGGGTGCCGCTGGTGGAGATCGTGAGCGAGCCCGACATCCGCAGCGCGCAGGAGGCCTATGACTATCTGGTGGAGATCCGCCGGCTGGTGCGCTATCTGGACATCTGCGATGGCAACATGGAGGAGGGCAGCCTGCGCTGCGATGCCAACATCAGCGTTCGTCCGAAGGGCGCGACCACCTTCGGCACGCGTTGCGAGGTGAAGAACCTCAACAGCTTCCGCAACGTGATGCGCGCCATCGAGCACGAGGCCCAGCGGCAGAGCGAGGTGCTGGACGCCGGCGGCACCATCCACATGGAGACGCGCACCTTCGATGCGGCCCGTGGTGTCACCGCCGGCCTGCGGAGCAAGGAGCTGGCACATGACTACCGGTACTTCCCCGAGCCCGATCTGGCCCCCCTGCGGGTGACCCAGGAACACCGGGAGCGGGTGCGTGCGGCCATGCCCCCACTGCCCCGCGAACTGCGGGCGCGCTACACCGGCGAGCTGGGGCTCAGCGCCTACGACGCCGGCGTGCTCACCGACGACAAGGCCACCGCCCTCTACTTCGAGGAGGTGCTGGCCTCCTGCCCCAACACCAAGGCCGCGGCCAATTGGATGATGGGCGATGTGCGCGCCTGGTGCAACGCCCAGGGTCAAGGCATCGACGCGTTCCCCCTGCCGCCCCATCGCATCGCCGAGCTCATCGCCCTGATCGACGGTGGGCAGGTGAGCCACAGCACGGCCTCCCAGCGGCTCTTCCCCCTGATGCTCGACCGGCCGGACACGACGACGCACCGCCTGGCCGAAGCCCACGACCTGCTCCAGCAGCGCGATGACAGCGCCGTGGAGTCGGCCATGCGGCAGGCCATGGAGCGATACCCCGACAAGGTGGAGGCCTACCGCAAGGGCAACAAGGGCCTCCTCGGCCTCTTCATGGGTGAAGTGATGAAGGCGACCAAGGGCAAGGCCGATCCCCGGTCGGCCAGCACCGTGGTGCGCGAGCTGCTTGAACGTGAACCGACCTCCTGA
- a CDS encoding polysaccharide biosynthesis tyrosine autokinase, which produces MAAQTGTGDTIDLRAIFRKIAAKWWLFLITLTLSGAAAVAYLKTTPKQFLVSATMLMGEKSRNSFGGGQDEFLKGMSFLRSGGDIEDHIAILTSRSNVEKTLKRLDFGISFYEERRFLKQERYDYPPFKITLDTASLQITGIPIHVSVDLAAGTYRVSAKGKNVRLYNVKRQEVVSEYLELVDLDQTAKVGEPFVGDKLSFKIEFPEDRRYDPESDYYFYINSLEGLTKLYKGITFAEPASDNSNIVQLSVVGEVVSKERNYLNKLMETYIEGELYKQQQKGLKTINFIDNQIGTVSDSLRQVESSMESFRGSSGGMMSAGTTSDALFQERSRLEDERSAVTQKRQYCLTILSKLRSAEDFRNVAAPSSSGIDDPVLNNLVIQLTQLYADLAAQNLSTVRSNPTIIAMERKIQNIKSSLIETAEGLVSQADISIAELNRRLGSINYQFNQLPENERRLVNIERKFKLSDNLYNYLMEKRAEAGIAIASDQVDKNVVDDARMSGFGPVAPDKKTVLGGAMMLGLLLPLGFILVRDFLNDRIEHLDELKRVSPIPVLATIPGGKRKRVLPSEPKSLLAESFRTARINLQYLNANAARQVIGFTSSTSGEGKTFCAVNLASVMAMSGQRTLIIDADMRRPRLEETLELTAGQGLSNYLIGECQLGDIIRRSDIEGLDVITAGPVPPNPLELVEMPRMAELFQQLRGRYDQIIVDASPMGLVSEYVILARHIDVTLYVVRQNRTHRKALRIINEMYAEKKVGRIDLLLNDVKAGEGYGDGYGYYTK; this is translated from the coding sequence ATGGCGGCACAGACCGGTACGGGGGACACCATCGACCTGCGGGCCATCTTCAGGAAGATCGCGGCCAAGTGGTGGCTGTTCCTGATCACCCTCACGCTGTCGGGTGCCGCAGCGGTCGCCTACCTCAAGACCACCCCGAAGCAGTTCCTGGTCAGCGCCACCATGCTGATGGGGGAGAAGAGCCGCAACAGTTTCGGAGGCGGACAGGACGAGTTCCTCAAGGGGATGTCCTTCCTGCGCAGCGGTGGCGACATCGAGGACCACATCGCGATCCTGACCTCGAGGTCGAACGTGGAGAAGACGCTCAAACGCCTCGATTTCGGCATCTCCTTCTATGAGGAGCGCCGGTTCCTGAAGCAGGAGCGCTATGACTATCCGCCGTTCAAGATCACCCTCGACACGGCCTCCCTGCAGATCACCGGGATCCCCATCCATGTGTCGGTGGACCTGGCGGCCGGCACCTATCGGGTGAGCGCGAAAGGGAAGAACGTGCGCTTGTACAACGTGAAGCGCCAGGAGGTGGTGAGCGAGTACCTGGAACTGGTGGACCTCGACCAGACGGCCAAGGTGGGCGAACCTTTCGTGGGGGACAAGCTCAGCTTCAAGATCGAGTTCCCCGAGGACCGGCGCTATGATCCGGAGAGCGACTACTACTTCTACATCAACAGCCTGGAGGGCCTGACCAAGCTCTACAAGGGCATCACCTTCGCCGAGCCGGCCAGCGACAACAGCAACATCGTGCAGCTGAGCGTGGTGGGCGAGGTGGTGAGCAAGGAACGGAACTACCTGAACAAGCTGATGGAGACCTACATCGAGGGCGAGCTGTACAAGCAGCAGCAGAAGGGTCTCAAGACGATCAATTTCATCGACAACCAGATCGGCACGGTGAGCGACTCGCTGCGGCAGGTGGAGAGCAGCATGGAGAGCTTCCGGGGCAGCAGCGGCGGCATGATGAGCGCGGGCACCACCAGCGACGCACTGTTCCAGGAGCGTTCGCGCCTGGAGGACGAGCGCAGTGCCGTGACACAGAAGCGCCAGTACTGCCTCACCATCCTCAGCAAGCTGCGGAGCGCCGAGGACTTCCGCAATGTGGCGGCCCCCTCGAGCTCGGGCATCGACGACCCGGTGCTCAACAACCTGGTGATCCAGCTCACGCAGCTGTACGCGGACCTCGCGGCGCAGAACCTGAGCACCGTGCGCAGCAACCCGACCATCATCGCGATGGAGCGGAAGATCCAGAACATCAAGAGCTCGCTGATCGAGACGGCGGAGGGGCTGGTGAGCCAGGCCGACATCAGCATCGCCGAACTGAACCGGCGCCTGGGCTCGATCAACTACCAGTTCAACCAGCTGCCCGAGAACGAGCGCCGCCTGGTGAACATCGAGCGGAAGTTCAAGCTGAGCGACAACCTCTACAACTACCTGATGGAGAAGCGCGCCGAGGCGGGCATCGCCATCGCCAGCGACCAGGTGGACAAGAACGTGGTCGACGACGCGCGCATGAGCGGGTTCGGTCCGGTGGCGCCGGACAAGAAGACCGTGCTGGGCGGTGCCATGATGCTGGGGCTGCTCCTTCCGCTGGGTTTCATCCTGGTCCGCGACTTCCTCAACGACCGCATCGAGCATCTGGACGAGCTCAAGCGGGTGAGCCCGATCCCTGTTCTGGCCACCATCCCGGGCGGGAAGCGCAAGCGCGTGCTACCCAGCGAGCCGAAGTCGCTGCTGGCAGAGTCGTTCCGCACGGCCCGCATCAACCTGCAGTACCTCAATGCCAACGCGGCCAGGCAGGTGATCGGGTTCACCTCCAGCACCAGCGGGGAGGGCAAGACCTTCTGTGCCGTGAACCTGGCGAGCGTGATGGCCATGAGCGGGCAGCGCACGCTGATCATCGACGCGGACATGCGGCGGCCGCGCCTGGAGGAGACCCTCGAGCTGACGGCCGGCCAGGGATTGAGCAACTACCTGATCGGCGAGTGCCAGCTGGGCGACATCATCCGGCGCAGCGACATCGAGGGCCTGGACGTGATCACCGCCGGCCCCGTGCCGCCCAATCCGCTCGAACTTGTGGAGATGCCCCGCATGGCCGAGCTTTTCCAGCAGCTGCGCGGCCGGTACGACCAGATCATCGTCGATGCCTCCCCGATGGGCCTGGTGAGCGAGTACGTGATCCTGGCTCGCCACATCGACGTCACGCTCTACGTGGTGCGGCAGAACCGGACACACCGCAAGGCTCTCCGCATCATCAACGAGATGTACGCGGAGAAGAAGGTGGGCCGGATCGACCTGCTGCTCAACGATGTGAAGGCCGGCGAGGGCTACGGCGACGGTTACGGGTACTACACCAAATAG